In one Pseudomonadota bacterium genomic region, the following are encoded:
- a CDS encoding arginine transporter, whose protein sequence is MRIFIALLLMCALAACGGRTARAPAGISFAAGPISEACLAAGRQNANRASCQCIQGVADDKLSRGDQRLGASFFDDPERGQDVRLNDSPGADAFWERWTTYAARAEDVCRAVL, encoded by the coding sequence ATGCGGATATTCATCGCCCTTCTTCTGATGTGCGCGCTGGCCGCCTGTGGCGGGCGTACCGCCCGTGCGCCGGCGGGCATCTCCTTCGCCGCCGGGCCCATCAGCGAGGCTTGCCTCGCCGCGGGCCGGCAGAACGCCAATCGTGCCTCGTGCCAGTGCATCCAGGGGGTCGCCGATGACAAGCTCAGCCGCGGGGACCAGCGCCTCGGCGCGAGCTTCTTCGACGACCCCGAGCGGGGCCAGGACGTGCGCCTCAATGACAGCCCGGGGGCCGATGCCTTCTGGGAACGTTGGACGACCTATGCCGCGCGGGCCGAGGATGTCTGCCGGGCTGTGCTTTAG
- a CDS encoding copper chaperone PCu(A)C — MADKDGDMAMMMEGDAPMIHDAYARAATPNARAGAAFMVIMNPTDTDDRLIEARSDVSARVELHTHVEGENGMMMMREVEDGLVIPAGGSATLARGGDHVMFMGLRESFEQGKEIPVTLVFEKAGEIAVTIQVDLDREDGHGMMDHGGHGGHSHGEDS; from the coding sequence ATGGCCGACAAGGACGGCGACATGGCGATGATGATGGAGGGCGATGCCCCCATGATCCACGACGCCTATGCCCGCGCCGCGACCCCCAATGCCCGCGCAGGGGCAGCGTTCATGGTGATCATGAACCCCACCGACACCGATGATCGGCTCATCGAAGCACGCTCCGACGTCTCGGCCCGCGTGGAGTTGCACACCCATGTCGAGGGCGAGAACGGCATGATGATGATGCGCGAGGTCGAAGACGGGCTCGTGATCCCCGCGGGCGGGAGCGCCACGCTCGCGCGCGGTGGGGACCACGTCATGTTCATGGGGCTCCGCGAGAGCTTTGAGCAGGGCAAGGAGATCCCCGTGACCCTCGTCTTCGAGAAGGCGGGCGAAATCGCCGTCACCATCCAAGTGGACCTCGACCGCGAGGATGGCCACGGGATGATGGATCACGGCGGCCACGGCGGCCACAGCCACGGCGAGGATAGCTGA
- a CDS encoding Sir2 family NAD-dependent protein deacetylase produces the protein MATPEAFARDPEMVQRFYNARREAARAARPNVAHAALADLQARLGARMLLVTQNVDGLHEAAGHGDVLHMHGALDGATCAACGAGWAAPRIMDVRNPCPSCGAQATRPDIVWFGEMPRHMGRIHDALEAASVFAAIGTSGQVYPAAGFVDIAAGRGAETWELTLAPSNNPLFDETRAGKATETVPGWCAEMAAHFGV, from the coding sequence GTGGCGACGCCCGAGGCCTTCGCGCGGGACCCCGAGATGGTGCAACGCTTCTATAATGCCCGGCGCGAGGCCGCCCGGGCGGCGCGGCCCAACGTGGCCCATGCCGCGCTCGCCGATCTTCAGGCCCGGCTCGGGGCGCGGATGTTGCTCGTGACGCAGAACGTGGACGGGCTGCATGAGGCCGCGGGGCACGGGGACGTGCTGCACATGCACGGCGCGCTGGATGGCGCCACCTGCGCGGCCTGCGGCGCGGGGTGGGCCGCCCCTCGCATCATGGACGTGCGTAACCCCTGCCCCTCCTGCGGGGCGCAGGCCACACGGCCCGATATCGTGTGGTTCGGCGAGATGCCCCGACACATGGGCCGCATCCATGACGCGCTCGAGGCCGCGTCCGTCTTCGCCGCCATCGGCACCTCCGGGCAGGTTTATCCGGCGGCCGGGTTCGTCGACATTGCAGCGGGGCGCGGCGCGGAGACATGGGAGCTCACGCTTGCACCCTCGAACAACCCTCTCTTCGACGAGACACGCGCGGGGAAGGCCACGGAGACCGTCCCGGGCTGGTGCGCGGAGATGGCGGCGCACTTCGGCGTCTAG
- a CDS encoding low molecular weight protein-tyrosine-phosphatase: MPHHCGPAAPVQAWAMRILFVCLGNICRSPAAEAVARARGLDCDSAGTGDWHVGDPPYGPMQKAARARGYDMAPLRARQLVTADFDAFDLLVVMDDQNARDAERLRPPGNRTPLRKLTDYAAPGARGSPPDHVPDPYYTRDFDGALRLIEACMDGLAREVSQSQKPKA; this comes from the coding sequence ATGCCGCATCATTGTGGCCCCGCGGCGCCCGTGCAAGCATGGGCCATGCGCATCCTCTTCGTCTGCCTGGGAAATATCTGCCGCTCGCCCGCCGCCGAGGCCGTGGCCCGCGCGCGCGGGCTCGATTGCGACAGCGCCGGGACGGGGGACTGGCACGTGGGCGATCCACCCTACGGCCCCATGCAGAAGGCGGCCCGTGCCCGGGGCTACGACATGGCCCCTCTCCGCGCGCGCCAGCTCGTGACGGCGGATTTCGACGCGTTCGACCTCCTCGTCGTCATGGATGATCAAAACGCCCGGGATGCCGAGCGCCTCCGCCCGCCGGGGAACCGGACCCCGCTCCGCAAGCTCACCGACTACGCCGCTCCGGGCGCGCGTGGCTCACCCCCGGATCACGTGCCCGACCCCTACTACACCCGCGATTTCGACGGCGCGCTCCGCCTCATCGAGGCCTGCATGGACGGGCTCGCGCGCGAGGTGTCCCAGAGCCAAAAGCCCAAGGCCTAA